A region from the Benincasa hispida cultivar B227 chromosome 12, ASM972705v1, whole genome shotgun sequence genome encodes:
- the LOC120068081 gene encoding aquaporin PIP1-3 has product MEGKEEDVKLGANKFTERQPIGTSAQTDKDYKEPPPAPLYEPGELTSWSFYRAGIAEFMATFLFLYITILTVMGVSRAPSKCSTVGIQGIAWAFGGMIFALVYCTAGISGGHINPAVTFGLFLARKLSLTRAIFYIVMQCLGAICGAGVVKGFEGSTYVQKLGGANFVASGYTKGSGLGAEIVGTFVLVYTVFSATDAKRNARDSHVPILAPLPIGFAVFLVHLATIPITGTGINPARSLGAAIIYNRQHAWDDHWIFWVGPFVGATLAAIYHQIIIRAIPFKART; this is encoded by the exons atggaggGGAAAGAAGAGGACGTGAAGCTAGGAGCAAACAAGTTCACAGAAAGACAGCCAATCGGCACATCGGCGCAGACGGACAAGGACTACAAAGAGCCACCACCGGCGCCGCTGTACGAGCCCGGCGAGCTGACGTCATGGTCGTTTTACAGAGCCGGAATCGCGGAGTTTATGGCTACTTTCTTGTTCCTGTACATCACCATCTTGACGGTGATGGGAGTCAGCCGAGCTCCGTCCAAATGCTCCACCGTCGGCATTCAGGGCATCGCTTGGGCCTTCGGCGGCATGATCTTTGCCCTCGTCTACTGCACCGCCGGCATCTCCG GTGGGCACATTAATCCGGCGGTAACGTTTGGGCTTTTCCTGGCCAGAAAACTGTCCCTCACCAGAGCCATATTCTACATTGTAATGCAGTGCCTTGGCGCCATCTGCGGCGCCGGCGTCGTGAAGGGCTTCGAGGGGTCCACCTACGTGCAGAAGTTAGGTGGTGCCAACTTCGTCGCGTCCGGCTACACCAAGGGCAGCGGTCTTGGTGCTGAGATCGTCGGTACCTTCGTTCTCGTCTACACCGTCTTCTCCGCCACAGACGCCAAGAGAAATGCCAGAGATTCTCACGTCCCT ATTTTGGCTCCTCTTCCCATTGGGTTTGCAGTGTTTTTGGTTCATTTGGCCACCATTCCCATCACCGGTACCGGCATTAATCCGGCTAGGAGTCTCGGAGCTGCAATCATCTACAACAGGCAACACGCTTGGGATGACCAT TGGATCTTCTGGGTGGGACCTTTCGTTGGAGCTACCTTAGCTGCTATTTACCACCAAATCATCATCAGAGCCATTCCATTCAAGGCCAGAACTTGA
- the LOC120068559 gene encoding BTB/POZ domain-containing protein At5g41330, giving the protein MSPPFSGSISSSSSSPILPPPLNPESNIVAINVGGHLFQTTKQTLALAGSKSLLSTISDSSQSLVPFIDRDPDLFSLILSLLRTGYLPSKAKAFDLQDLISESQFYGIESLLINSLSNPSQFEAFNLEKSLILPLNGRDPPSTIAATPFGSLHVAHGGKITSFDWSLQRKTTILTHFSAIDSLLALSPSLAAAGATDFSGLQILNLETSRVETILDWENVTRSCSTVQAIGASSQLLFTSFESGRRNSNSIMIYDLQTFNPVTEIGRNEIYGAEIDSAIPATMLNWVSGYNLLMASGSHSGPSGVQGNIKFWDIRTGNVAWELKEKVDCFSDMTVSENLSAIFKIGVNSGEVYSADLRKLGDENPWICLGDRMKVVNGKKAGIGGKIESYGNQVFCSREGGSIELWSEVTVGNGGSKGGLGLGLEERVFRKNLMGRVKDLGGGKVTKLAFGGNKMFVTRKDQQSVEVWQSSGKGF; this is encoded by the coding sequence ATGTCGCCCCCTTTTTCTggttcaatttcttcttcttcttcttctccgatTCTACCGCCGCCGTTAAACCCTGAATCTAACATCGTCGCCATTAATGTCGGTGGCCACCTCTTTCAAACCACCAAGCAAACCCTAGCCCTAGCCGGTTCCAAATCTCTGTTATCAACGATCTCCGATTCATCGCAATCCCTCGTCCCGTTTATCGATCGAGATCCCGATCTCTTTTCCCTCATCCTTTCCCTTCTCAGAACAGGTTATCTTCCCTCCAAAGCCAAGGCGTTTGATCTCCAGGACCTAATTTCAGAATCCCAGTTCTATGGAATTGAATCCCTTTTGATCAATTCTCTCTCTAATCCTTCTCAATTCGAAGCTTTCAATCTCGAGAAATCCCTGATTTTGCCTCTCAATGGCCGAGATCCTCCCTCGACGATTGCCGCGACGCCGTTTGGATCACTCCACGTCGCTCACGGAGGCAAGATCACCTCCTTCGATTGGTCGCTTCAGAGGAAGACAACAATTCTGACGCATTTCTCCGCCATTGATTCTCTTTTAGCCTTGTCGCCATCACTAGCCGCTGCCGGCGCTACCGACTTCTCCGGCCTGCAAATCCTCAATCTCGAAACCAGCCGCGTGGAAACAATTCTCGATTGGGAGAATGTGACCCGATCCTGTTCCACCGTGCAAGCCATTGGAGCCTCCTCTCAACTTCTCTTCACCAGCTTCGAATCAGGTCGAAGAAACTCAAATTCCATAATGATATACGATTTACAAACCTTCAATCCAGTTACTGAAATCGGTCGCAATGAGATCTACGGCGCCGAGATCGATTCTGCGATTCCAGCCACAATGTTGAACTGGGTTTCAGGTTATAATCTGTTAATGGCTTCTGGGTCTCACAGTGGGCCTTCTGGAGTACAGGGGAACATCAAATTCTGGGACATAAGGACTGGGAACGTAGCTTGGGAGTTGAAGGAGAAGGTGGATTGTTTCTCAGACATGACTGTATCTGAGAATCTGTCTGCCATTTTCAAGATTGGTGTGAACTCTGGTGAAGTTTACAGTGCAGATTTGAGGAAGCTTGGAGATGAGAATCCATGGATTTGTCTTGGGGACAGGATGAAGGTGGTGAATGGGAAGAAAGCTGGAATTGGGGGGAAGATTGAGAGTTATGGAAATCAAGTGTTTTGCAGCAGAGAAGGAGGAAGTATAGAGTTATGGTCAGAAGTAACAGTTGGAAATGGAGGAAGTAAAGGAGGATTAGGGTTAGGGTTAGAGGAGAGAGTTTTTAGGAAGAACTTGATGGGGAGAGTGAAGGATTTGGGAGGTGGGAAAGTAACAAAATTAGCATTTGGTGGTAATAAGATGTTTGTAACAAGAAAAGATCAGCAATCAGTGGAGGTTTGGCAGAGTTCAGGTAAGGGATTTTGA
- the LOC120068558 gene encoding cytochrome P450 86A7 — MDATVAVAAAAAVVTYFVWFLNVKQSLSGPLVWPLLGSLPDLIKNSHRMHDWIAENLRSTGGTYQTCTFAIPFLTKRQGIVTVTCDPKNLEHILKTRFDNYPKGPNWHDVFHDLLGEGIFNSDGNTWLFQRKTAALEFTTRTLRQAMARWVNRAIKSRFCPILESAQRRAKLVDLQDLLLRLTFDNICGLTFGKDPQTLAPKLPENSFAMAFDQATEATLCRFILPSFIWKLKKWLRLGMEVILTQSLKHTNQYLTNIIETRKFELSNQHQVNDTQTPHDDLLSRFMKKKESYSDTFLQHVALNFILAGRDTSSVALSWFFWLVIKNPRVEEKILNEICTVLMETRGTDISTWTKEPLGFEEVDRLIYLKSALSETLRLYPSVPQDSKHVINDDVLPTGTFVPGGSSVTYSIYSIGRMKFIWGEDCLEFKPERWLGTNQNKIELQNAYKFLAFNAGPRICLGKDLAYLQMKSIAAALLLRHRLTLVAGHRVEQKMSLTLFMKHGLKVHLHPRDLGRVVEKISKTAAETAAVASDRGC; from the coding sequence ATGGATGCCACGGTGGCGGTTGCCGCAGCCGCAGCGGTGGTGACGTACTTCGTTTGGTTTTTGAATGTCAAACAGTCGTTGAGTGGACCACTTGTTTGGCCACTACTGGGCAGTCTTCCAGATCTGATTAAGAATAGTCATCGTATGCATGATTGGATCGCAGAGAATTTACGGTCGACGGGCGGTACGTACCAGACTTGTACGTTTGCCATTCCATTTTTGACAAAAAGGCAAGGTATCGTGACGGTCACATGCGACCCAaaaaatttagagcatattttGAAGACACGATTCGATAATTACCCGAAAGGGCCCAATTggcatgatgtgtttcatgatTTACTTGGTGAAGGAATCTTCAATTCTGATGGTAATACATGGTTGTTCCAGCGTAAGACTGCTGCGTTGGAATTCACTACTAGGACTCTTCGCCAAGCCATGGCTCGTTGGGTTAATCGAGCCATCAAGTCTCGCTTTTGCCCGATTCTTGAGTCAGCTCAACGTCGAGCCAAGCTAGTTGATCTCCAGGACCTTCTGCTTCGACTCACATTTGATAATATTTGTGGATTGACTTTTGGTAAAGATCCACAAACTCTCGCTCCTAAATTGCCTGAGAACAGCTTCGCTATGGCCTTTGATCAAGCTACCGAAGCCACATTGTGTCGCTTTATTTTGCCTAGCTTTATATGGAAGCTAAAGAAATGGCTCCGACTCGGGATGGAGGTGATCTTAACACAAAGCCTCAAGCACACAAATCAATACCTAACCAATATCATCGAAACACGTAAGTTCGAACTGTCCAATCAGCACCAAGTCAACGACACCCAAACCCCTCACGACGACTTGCTATCAAGATTCATGAAAAAGAAGGAATCCTACTCAGACACGTTTCTCCAACACGTGGCACTCAACTTCATCCTAGCTGGACGAGACACGTCATCCGTTGCGCTGAGCTGGTTCTTTTGGCTAGTCATAAAAAATCCAAGAGTGGAGGAAAAAATCCTCAATGAAATTTGCACCGTCCTGATGGAGACACGTGGCACAGATATATCCACGTGGACGAAAGAGCCATTGGGATTTGAAGAAGTGGATCGATTAATTTACCTCAAATCCGCCTTATCGGAAACTCTCCGACTCTACCCATCAGTTCCCCAAGATTCAAAACACGTAATAAACGATGACGTTTTACCCACTGGAACTTTCGTCCCCGGCGGCTCCTCCGTCACATATTCAATATATTCCATTGGTCGAATGAAATTCATTTGGGGAGAAGATTGTTTAGAATTCAAACCAGAGAGATGGTTGGGcacaaatcaaaacaaaattgaGCTTCAAAATGCTTATAAGTTCCTTGCCTTTAATGCCGGCCCAAGAATTTGTTTAGGAAAAGATTTGGCTTACTTACAAATGAAGTCGATCGCGGCGGCGCTCTTGCTCCGCCACCGCCTGACGTTGGTCGCCGGCCACCGTGTTGAGCAAAAGATGTCATTGACGTTGTTCATGAAGCATGGCCTCAAAGTTCACTTGCATCCCAGAGATTTGGGCCGTGTGGTGGAGAAAATTAGCAAGACCGCGGCGGAGACGGCGGCAGTGGCGTCGGATCGAGGCTGCTAG